Proteins from a single region of Thermotoga maritima MSB8:
- the fba gene encoding class II fructose-1,6-bisphosphate aldolase translates to MPYVKNTKEILEKASKERYAIGAFNFNNMEFLQAILEAAEEEKAPVIVATSEGAIKYIGKGDIETGAKLAVEMVRTYAEKLSVPVALHLDHGRDFKVIMAAIKAGYSSVMIDASHLPFEENLRETKRIVEIAHAVGISVEAELGKLKGIEDNVVEKESVLVDPEEAKVFVKETEVDFLAPAIGTSHGAFKFKGEAQLDFERLKKVKEYTQIPLVLHGASMVPQDIVKLANEYGAELSGAKGVPEDMLKKAIELGINKINTDTDLRITFVAYLRKVLSEDKSQIDPRKIFKPVFEQVKEIVKERIRIFGSSGKA, encoded by the coding sequence ATGCCTTATGTAAAGAACACGAAAGAAATTCTGGAAAAAGCCAGCAAAGAGAGATACGCTATCGGTGCATTCAATTTCAACAACATGGAATTTCTCCAGGCAATTCTTGAAGCCGCTGAGGAAGAAAAAGCACCGGTCATCGTCGCTACATCGGAAGGAGCGATAAAGTACATAGGAAAGGGCGATATAGAAACAGGAGCAAAACTTGCCGTTGAAATGGTGAGAACTTACGCTGAAAAACTTTCAGTTCCCGTCGCACTCCACCTGGACCACGGAAGAGACTTTAAAGTTATCATGGCTGCCATAAAAGCGGGTTACTCTTCAGTGATGATCGACGCTTCGCATCTTCCCTTCGAGGAAAACCTCAGAGAGACGAAGAGGATCGTGGAGATAGCTCACGCGGTTGGTATAAGTGTAGAAGCGGAACTCGGAAAACTCAAGGGAATAGAGGACAATGTGGTGGAAAAAGAGTCCGTGCTCGTCGATCCGGAAGAAGCAAAGGTATTTGTGAAGGAAACAGAAGTGGATTTCCTGGCTCCAGCCATTGGAACCAGCCACGGTGCGTTCAAGTTCAAAGGGGAAGCACAGCTCGACTTTGAACGACTGAAGAAAGTGAAAGAATACACCCAGATACCGCTCGTTCTTCACGGAGCTTCCATGGTACCGCAGGATATTGTGAAACTGGCGAACGAATACGGTGCCGAGCTTTCCGGTGCGAAAGGCGTTCCGGAAGACATGCTGAAGAAAGCTATAGAACTTGGTATCAACAAGATAAACACAGACACCGATCTGAGAATCACCTTCGTCGCGTATCTCAGGAAGGTTCTCTCAGAAGACAAGTCTCAGATAGATCCCAGAAAAATTTTCAAACCTGTCTTCGAACAGGTGAAAGAAATCGTCAAGGAGAGAATCAGAATATTCGGATCCAGCGGAAAGGCGTGA